A single region of the Pirellulales bacterium genome encodes:
- the epmA gene encoding EF-P lysine aminoacylase EpmA has protein sequence MAKSSLPPSSPACAANDFLPTASWPVLRLRDALLRKLRSFFHDRGFIEVDTPLLSADVVVDRHLEPFGVDVPCGAGRRRMWLQTSPEFAMKRLLATGGGAIFQVTHAFRQEEQGPLHNPEFTMVEWYRRGDGLSEGMQLLGDLADALLARGPADQISYQAAFERYAGIEPHSATIAALADVARRRGVPVPQSLGDDRDAWLDLLLVELLQPHLGRERPAIVYDYPASQAALACVRTGPPEIAERFELYIDGLELANGYHELLDAEVLRRRNCENNRRRVAAGKLALPEESRLLSAMESGLPACCGVALGFDRVVMLAAQAAQISDVIAFPFDRA, from the coding sequence ATGGCCAAATCCAGCCTCCCGCCGTCCAGTCCCGCCTGTGCTGCGAACGACTTCCTGCCCACCGCAAGCTGGCCGGTGCTGCGGCTGCGCGACGCGCTGCTGCGCAAGCTGCGAAGCTTTTTTCACGACCGCGGCTTCATTGAGGTCGATACGCCTTTGCTCTCCGCCGACGTGGTGGTCGACCGCCACTTGGAGCCGTTCGGCGTCGATGTGCCGTGCGGCGCCGGCAGGCGCCGGATGTGGCTGCAAACGTCGCCCGAATTTGCCATGAAGCGGCTCTTGGCCACCGGCGGCGGCGCGATCTTTCAGGTGACGCACGCCTTTCGGCAGGAGGAGCAGGGTCCGCTGCACAATCCGGAGTTCACGATGGTCGAGTGGTATCGTCGCGGCGATGGCCTGAGTGAAGGCATGCAGTTGCTCGGCGATTTGGCAGACGCCCTGCTGGCGCGCGGCCCTGCCGACCAGATAAGCTATCAGGCGGCGTTCGAGCGTTACGCCGGGATCGAGCCGCATAGCGCGACGATCGCGGCGTTGGCCGATGTGGCGCGCCGCCGGGGCGTCCCGGTGCCGCAGAGCCTGGGCGACGATCGCGACGCCTGGCTCGATTTGCTCTTGGTCGAGTTGCTTCAGCCGCACTTGGGGCGCGAGCGACCGGCGATCGTTTACGATTATCCCGCCAGCCAGGCGGCGTTGGCCTGTGTTCGCACGGGCCCGCCCGAAATCGCCGAGCGGTTCGAGCTGTACATCGACGGCCTGGAGTTGGCGAATGGCTATCACGAGTTGCTCGACGCCGAAGTGCTTCGCCGCCGCAACTGCGAGAACAATCGCCGCCGCGTCGCCGCCGGCAAATTGGCCTTGCCCGAAGAGAGCCGTTTGTTGTCGGCGATGGAGTCGGGCCTGCCGGCCTGTTGCGGCGTCGCCCTCGGTTTCGACCGCGTGGTGATGTTGGCCGCCCAAGCCGCGCAGATCAGTGACGTGATCGCCTTCCCCTTCGACCGGGCATAA
- the efp gene encoding elongation factor P, producing MPSYNTSEFKKGLKVQIDGDPYMMIECNFVKPGKGNALYKCKLRNLLRNTVLERTYKGGDSLEAADVAEIAAQYLYRQGDAYVFMDNTSYEQYELTAGQVDDTWKWLKEGMVCNMVLFNNNPISVTPPNHVVLRIEYCEPAIRGNTATNLTKPVKLETGAEMVCPAFVGIGDLIKIDTRTGEYLERAKE from the coding sequence GTGCCCAGTTACAACACTAGCGAATTCAAGAAGGGATTGAAGGTCCAAATCGACGGCGATCCCTATATGATGATCGAGTGCAATTTTGTGAAGCCCGGCAAGGGAAACGCCCTTTATAAGTGCAAGCTGCGGAACTTGCTGCGAAACACCGTGCTGGAGCGGACCTATAAAGGGGGCGATTCGCTGGAAGCCGCCGACGTGGCCGAGATCGCCGCCCAGTATCTCTACCGCCAGGGCGATGCCTACGTTTTCATGGACAACACCAGCTACGAGCAGTACGAGTTGACGGCCGGCCAGGTCGACGACACCTGGAAGTGGCTCAAGGAGGGGATGGTCTGCAACATGGTGTTGTTCAACAACAACCCGATTTCGGTAACGCCTCCGAACCACGTGGTGCTGCGCATCGAGTATTGCGAGCCGGCGATCCGCGGCAACACGGCCACGAACCTGACCAAGCCGGTGAAGCTGGAGACCGGCGCCGAAATGGTCTGCCCGGCCTTCGTCGGCATCGGCGACCTGATCAAGATCGACACCCGCACCGGCGAATACCTGGAACGGGCGAAAGAGTAG